In a genomic window of Urocitellus parryii isolate mUroPar1 chromosome 2, mUroPar1.hap1, whole genome shotgun sequence:
- the Nck1 gene encoding SH2/SH3 adapter protein NCK1 isoform X1 encodes MAEEVVVVAKFDYVAQQEQELDIKKNERLWLLDDSKSWWRVRNSMNKTGFVPSNYVERKNSARKASIVKNLKDTLGIGKVKRKPSVPDSASPADDSFVDPGERLYDLNMPAYVKFNYMAEREDELSLIKGTKVIVMEKCSDGWWRGSYNGQIGWFPSNYVTEEGDSPLGDHVGSLSEKLAAVVNNLNSGQVLHVVQALYPFSSSNDEELNFEKGDVMDVIEKPENDPEWWKCRKINGMVGLVPKNYVTIMQNNPLTSGLEPSPPQCDYIRPSLTGKFAGNPWYYGKVTRHQAEMALNERGHEGDFLIRDSESSPNDFSVSLKAQGKNKHFKVQLKETVYCIGQRKFSTMEELVEHYKKAPIFTSEQGEKLYLVKHLS; translated from the exons ATGGCAGAAGAAGTGGTAGTAGTAGCCAAATTTGATTATGTGGCCCAACAAGAACAAGAGTTGGACATCAAGAAGAATGAGAGATTATGGCTTCTGGATGATTCTAAATCCTGGTGGAGAGTTCGAAATTCCATGAATAAAACAGGTTTTGTGCCTTCTAattatgtggaaagaaaaaacagtGCTCGGAAAGCATCTATTGTAAAAAACCTAAAGGACACTTTAG GCAttggaaaagtgaaaagaaaacctAGTGTTCCAGATTCTGCATCTCCTGCTGATGATAGCTTTGTTGACCCAGGGGAACGTCTCTATGACCTCAATATGCCTGCCTATGTGAAATTTAACTACATGGCTGAGAGAGAAGATGAATTATCATTGATAAAAGGGACGAAGGTGATCGTCATGGAGAAATGCAGTGATGGGTGGTGGCGAGGTAGCTACAATGGACAAATTGGATGGTTCCCTTCAAACTATGTAACTGAAGAAGGTGACAGTCCCTTGGGTGACCATGTGGGTTCTCTGTCAGAGAAATTAGCAGCAGTTGTCAATAACTTAAATAGTGGGCAAGTGTTGCATGTGGTACAGGCTCTTTACCCATTCAGCTCTTCCAATGATGAAGaacttaattttgagaaaggtgaTGTAATGGATGTTATTGAAAAACCAGAAAATGACCCAGAATGGTGGAAATGCAGGAAGATCAATGGAATGGTTGGTCTGGTACCAAAAAACTATGTTACCATTATGCAGAATAATCCATTAACCTCAGGTTTGGAGCCATCACCTCCACAGTGTGATTACATTAGGCCTTCACTCACTGGAAAGTTTGCTGGCAACCCTTGGTATTATGGCAAAGTCACCAGGCATCAAGCAGAAATGGCATTAAATGAAAGAGGGCATGAAGGGGATTTCCTCATTCGTGATAGTGAATCTTCG ccAAATGATTTCTCAGTATCACTAAAAGCACAGGGGAAAAACAAGCATTTTAAAGTCCAACTAAAAGAGACTGTCTACTGCATTGGGCAGCGTAAATTCAGCACCATGGAAGAACTTGTAGAACATTACAAAAAGGCACCAATTTTTACAAGTGAACAAGGAGAAAAATTATATCTTGTCAAGCATTTATCATGA
- the Nck1 gene encoding SH2/SH3 adapter protein NCK1 isoform X2, translated as MDWLNTFKEFFSIGKVKRKPSVPDSASPADDSFVDPGERLYDLNMPAYVKFNYMAEREDELSLIKGTKVIVMEKCSDGWWRGSYNGQIGWFPSNYVTEEGDSPLGDHVGSLSEKLAAVVNNLNSGQVLHVVQALYPFSSSNDEELNFEKGDVMDVIEKPENDPEWWKCRKINGMVGLVPKNYVTIMQNNPLTSGLEPSPPQCDYIRPSLTGKFAGNPWYYGKVTRHQAEMALNERGHEGDFLIRDSESSPNDFSVSLKAQGKNKHFKVQLKETVYCIGQRKFSTMEELVEHYKKAPIFTSEQGEKLYLVKHLS; from the exons ATGGATTGGTTAAACACCTTTAAAGAGTTTTTCa GCAttggaaaagtgaaaagaaaacctAGTGTTCCAGATTCTGCATCTCCTGCTGATGATAGCTTTGTTGACCCAGGGGAACGTCTCTATGACCTCAATATGCCTGCCTATGTGAAATTTAACTACATGGCTGAGAGAGAAGATGAATTATCATTGATAAAAGGGACGAAGGTGATCGTCATGGAGAAATGCAGTGATGGGTGGTGGCGAGGTAGCTACAATGGACAAATTGGATGGTTCCCTTCAAACTATGTAACTGAAGAAGGTGACAGTCCCTTGGGTGACCATGTGGGTTCTCTGTCAGAGAAATTAGCAGCAGTTGTCAATAACTTAAATAGTGGGCAAGTGTTGCATGTGGTACAGGCTCTTTACCCATTCAGCTCTTCCAATGATGAAGaacttaattttgagaaaggtgaTGTAATGGATGTTATTGAAAAACCAGAAAATGACCCAGAATGGTGGAAATGCAGGAAGATCAATGGAATGGTTGGTCTGGTACCAAAAAACTATGTTACCATTATGCAGAATAATCCATTAACCTCAGGTTTGGAGCCATCACCTCCACAGTGTGATTACATTAGGCCTTCACTCACTGGAAAGTTTGCTGGCAACCCTTGGTATTATGGCAAAGTCACCAGGCATCAAGCAGAAATGGCATTAAATGAAAGAGGGCATGAAGGGGATTTCCTCATTCGTGATAGTGAATCTTCG ccAAATGATTTCTCAGTATCACTAAAAGCACAGGGGAAAAACAAGCATTTTAAAGTCCAACTAAAAGAGACTGTCTACTGCATTGGGCAGCGTAAATTCAGCACCATGGAAGAACTTGTAGAACATTACAAAAAGGCACCAATTTTTACAAGTGAACAAGGAGAAAAATTATATCTTGTCAAGCATTTATCATGA